One Aegilops tauschii subsp. strangulata cultivar AL8/78 chromosome 7, Aet v6.0, whole genome shotgun sequence genomic window carries:
- the LOC109748898 gene encoding uncharacterized protein, with protein MGISHPLSDEFYGGPRGGGLGSALLLSPSSPPPPASCCSPVDDGQEDFLQHQVSRMDTLAGIAIKYGVEISDIKRANSLVTDSQMYAHKALLIPLPGRPMPSSVKLNGSSLRSKRAWAPNNQQNRDIMDSLDSVKSRQQQSSLAMSSLQSYYGLSSERGDDMDCSTEMSLYSKGGSQGIGSEISPNASPPPDSTQSTGRGNGATKEKQDGSIRRRQKVEADTNDDLLSDSIKMIKSFLPRPVSSMRLSTDSSSPDSAAKSNGGSFLDGFKSVVRRSPSAPSFADSENGGGVSMWSSSKWTFNHESFTRPLLDGLPKPSPGRRMKAALD; from the exons ATGGGGATCTCGCACCCGCTGTCCGACGAGTTCTACGGCGGGCCCCGCGGCGGAGGGCTGGGCAGCGCGCTGCTGCTGTCGCcgtcctccccgccgccgcccgcctcctgCTGCTCGCCCGTGGACGACGGCCAGGAGGACTTCCTACAGCACCAGGTGTCCCGGATGGACACGCTCGCCGGCATCGCCATCAAGTACGGCGTCGAG ATATCTGACATCAAGAGGGCGAATAGCCTTGTGACCGATAGCCAGATGTATGCACACAAGGCGTTGCTCATACCTCTACCAGGAAGGCCCATGCCGTCCTCTGTGAAGCTGAATGGCTCCAGCCTACGATCGAAAAG AGCGTGGGCTCCGAACAATCAGCAAAACAGGGACATTATGGATTCACTAGATTCAGTTAAGTCTAGACAGCAGCAGTCATCTCTTGCAATGAGCAGCTTGCAGAGCTACTACGGCCTGAGTTCTGAAAGAGGAGACGACATGGATTGCAGTACTGAAATGTCCTTGTACAGCAAGGGAGGCTCCCAAGGTATTGGCAGCGAAATATCCCCAAATGCCtctcctccacctgacagtacaCAAAGCACTGGCAGAGGCAACGGGGCGACCAAGGAAAAGCAAGACGGCTCCATACGCCGGCGGCAGAAAGTGGAGGCTGACACCAACGACGACCTTCTGTCGGACTCGATCAAGATGATCAAGAGTTTCCTGCCGAGGCCGGTCTCCAGCATGCGTCTGAGCACGGACTCGAGCAGCCCGGATTCCGCCGCGAAGAGCAACGGCGGTTCGTTCCTCGATGGGTTCAAGTCCGTGGTGCGGAGGTCGCCGAGCGCGCCGAGCTTTGCCGACTCGGAGAATGGCGGCGGGGTCTCCATGTGGTCGAGCTCCAAGTGGACCTTCAACCACGAGTCCTTCACCCGTCCGTTGCTCGACGGCCTGCCTAAGCCCTCGCCGGGCCGCAGGATGAAAGCTGCTCTGGACTGA